The Planctomicrobium piriforme genome includes the window AACATTGGACAACAACGCCCTGCAGCAACTTCTACTTTGGAACTAATTGCCAAAACCAGAGAGCGGAGAGGCTCCAAGGTGTAATCCGCCGAATCAACAATTTCTCTCAAAACCCCAACGGCTGGAATGATACGGCTCAATTGTCATTTCTCGCAGGCTCGCGAAGCGTTGAAGCTGCCGGAAGGCACCCCCATTGCACACTCATAGTGTGTAGACTTTGGGGCAACGTACTCATGCAATTAGGGGATGAAAAATGACCTGCGACTGATCGGGGAGAACATTCGGAGGATTCGCGAATCGCGGGGCCTCTCTCAGGAGCAACTGGGGACAGGCTCAGGGTCTCATCGCAACTATATTGGAGCGGTGGAGCGAGGGGAACGAAACCCGACGATCTCAAAAGTACTCGCGATCGTCCGAGCGCTTGAATGTTCTTTTCCAGATC containing:
- a CDS encoding helix-turn-helix domain-containing protein, which codes for MKNDLRLIGENIRRIRESRGLSQEQLGTGSGSHRNYIGAVERGERNPTISKVLAIVRALECSFPDLLEGVATKQTKRVQK